The following are encoded in a window of Sminthopsis crassicaudata isolate SCR6 chromosome 3, ASM4859323v1, whole genome shotgun sequence genomic DNA:
- the AMER3 gene encoding APC membrane recruitment protein 3, whose product MELRRGKTFIKSSLQISNEKPSVAEAAFRNKEVGTFRPRLAETDGRPLEEENQKAGLASHKHYRFSNKVTRLIPDEDLGASCGSSYKLVRKSKTHDCVMGADKPIGRLVNSISFSGLGSHPGAHGRRTPADSPSPSSCSGQQMIDYRHFVPQMPFVPAVAKSIPRKRISLKRSKKGFRDIFHIKKNKSESLAMLMGKGKNLPSPGGEGEISGRLGKSFFKPGETLAADSLAQDLSDSEIQSDSSYDYCGALCEDVASLKSFDSLTGCGEIFADEVSASLELEGSQEILARRPRARENTSAVGSFQGGVEQLASPAQNEATDFAKFWDNINWSVKRHQSALFDHKPESSPAADAERPKCEPALLADLPLSPGGDPDSSKDSSIDTGTPKSEHQESTSTSDEGYYDSFSPGLEEEGKEAQSPGVPGGRFPRDSYSGDALYELFYDPSETKISPILDDDLCVSESLSEQAVEIPLSIYSFHVGAEENLAPQPALDIISQSFLHSTWKGKECLLKLCDTELSLTMGIINWLRRNTELMSPSDQAQTLSAPIKESGDPPACLGLPLVQETEGAIIPLGSGNEGASEKETLNPESLSCLEQVTNRRHFNHGTAEKHKEVLQREDASPDEGHRCASEVGRSCMASAPHPGAGGWQMHLSEKDLVSSESPPATGDAFKELLHAPSQISTEQEKGQSSSEPPSQPAESGEATLVDALDEHKVPSPSSCPSAHEKPSLPLSLKCFQSQTSPGLKRGEPDIMPVLESCMAQVAALKISYEHKPLAEWCLRKEEGSTLCKRQKVGSHCVLLQNECNCNPPSSGYPLLSPTGKLQEVPTNPNLGLNPWHNHKNQASFFNHMSQVSSNRINFEYAQLNDQALSYIQDLHLQLSPGDSSGATQEDQPKFIPLFASGGSVRPRAFPQASCAGSSSPQSLCPCSDIKTPGSTSGSPLECHHNLLAQVGALPCHAEVMTPSPAVAETNL is encoded by the coding sequence ATGGAGCTCAGAAGGGGAAAGACCTTCATCAAGTCCAGTTTACAAATTTCCAATGAGAAACCATCAGTGGCAGAGGCTGCCTTCCGGAATAAGGAAGTTGGGACATTCAGGCCAAGACTAGCAGAAACTGATGGAAGGCCCTTGGAGGAGGAGAACCAAAAAGCCGGTTTGGCTTCCCATAAACATTACAGGTTCTCCAACAAGGTCACACGTTTGATACCTGATGAAGACCTTGGAGCATCTTGTGGGTCTTCCTACAAACTGGTACGGAAGAGCAAGACTCATGACTGTGTGATGGGAGCAGACAAGCCTATAGGAAGGCTGGTCAACAGTATTAGCTTTTCTGGTCTGGGAAGCCACCCAGGAGCCCATGGTAGAAGAACACCAGCGGACAGCCCTAGCCCATCCAGTTGCAGTGGTCAGCAAATGATTGATTACCGTCACTTTGTGCCCCAAATGCCCTTTGTGCCAGCTGTAGCCAAGAGCATCCCCAGGAAAAGGATTTCTCTGAAGAGATCCAAGAAGGGGTTCCGGGATATATTCCACATTAAGAAGAACAAGTCAGAGAGTCTGGCTATGCTGATGGGGAAAGGCAAAAACCTACCATCTCCAGGAGGCGAGGGGGAAATATCCGGAAGGCTAGGCAAGTCTTTCTTCAAACCTGGGGAGACCCTGGCTGCTGATAGTTTGGCTCAGGACTTGTCTGACAGTGAGATACAGTCAGATTCCTCCTACGACTACTGTGGGGCCCTGTGTGAAGATGTGGCTTCCCTGAAGAGCTTTGACTCCCTTACTGGCTGTGGGGAGATTTTTGCTGATGAGGTATCTGCCTCCCTGGAGCTGGAGGGCAGCCAGGAGATTCTGGCCCGGAGGCCAAGAGCCAGAGAGAACACATCTGCTGTGGGCTCTTTCCAGGGAGGGGTAGAGCAGCTGGCCTCCCCTGCTCAGAACGAAGCTACTGACTTTGCCAAGTTCTGGGACAATATCAACTGGTCAGTGAAGCGACACCAAAGTGCATTGTTTGATCACAAGCCAGAGAGCTCCCCGGCCGCTGATGCTGAAAGGCCCAAATGTGAGCCAGCCCTGCTGGCTGATCTTCCGCTGTCCCCTGGTGGTGACCCTGACAGCTCCAAAGATAGCTCCATAGACACTGGAACTCCAAAGAGTGAGCATCAGGAATCCACCTCCACCAGTGATGAAGGTTATTATGATTCTTTCTCTCCAGGCctagaggaggagggaaaggaggccCAAAGTCCGGGGGTGCCTGGTGGTCGGTTCCCTAGGGATAGCTACAGCGGTGATGCTCTTTATGAGCTCTTCTATGACCCCAGCGAGACTAAGATCAGCCCCATCCTGGACGATGACTTGTGTGTGTCGGAGAGCCTTTCTGAGCAGGCGGTTGAAATCCCCCTGTCCATCTACAGTTTCCACGTAGGGGCTGAGGAGAATTTAGCTCCTCAGCCGGCCCTGGACATCATCAGTCAGAGCTTCCTGCACAGCACTTGGAAAGGGAAGGAGTGCCTCCTGAAGCTGTGTGACACAGAGCTCTCTCTCACCATGGGCATCATTAACTGGCTCCGTAGGAACACAGAGCTTATGTCACCCTCAGATCAGGCTCAGACCTTGTCAGCACCAATAAAGGAAAGTGGGGACCCTCCTGCTTGTTTGGGGCTCCCATTAGTTCAAGAAACAGAAGGAGCAATTATTCCTCTGGGATCTGGGAATGAAGGCGCAAGTGAGAAGGAAACTCTGAACCCAGAATCCCTATCTTGCCTAGAGCAAGTGACCAACAGGAGACATTTTAACCATGGAACAGCAGAAAAACATAAAGAAGTACTTCAAAGGGAAGATGCATCTCCGGATGAGGGGCACAGGTGTGCCTCAGAAGTGGGCAGGTCTTGCATGGCTTCTGCACCCCATCCAGGAGCTGGCGGATGGCAGATGCACTTGTCGGAGAAGGATTTGGTTTCCAGTGAGAGCCCTCCAGCCACTGGAGATGCATTTAAAGAACTCCTGCATGCCCCCTCACAGATATCCACAGAGCAAGAAAAAGGTCAGTCTTCATCAGAGCCTCCCTCTCAGCCAGCAGAGTCAGGAGAAGCCACTCTGGTAGATGCCTTGGATGAACACAAAGTCCCGAGTCCCTCTTCCTGCCCCAGTGCCCATGAAAAACCAAGCTTACCCTTGAGTCTGAAATGCTTTCAAAGCCAGACCAGCCCTGGCCTTAAGAGGGGCGAACCTGACATAATGCCCGTCCTGGAAAGCTGCATGGCACAGGTGGCAGCCTTGAAGATAAGCTATGAACACAAACCGCTAGCTGAGTGGTGCCTCAGGAAGGAGGAGGGCAGCACTCTGTGTAAGAGACAGAAGGTGGGGAGCCACTGTGTCTTGCTACAAAATGAATGCAACTGTAACCCTCCCAGTTCTGGatatccccttctctctccaACTGGGAAGCTTCAAGAAGTGCCCACAAACCCAAACCTGGGGCTAAATCCCTGGCATAATCACAAAAACCAGGCAAGTTTCTTCAACCACATGAGCCAAGTCTCATCAAACAGGATCAACTTTGAGTATGCTCAGCTGAATGATCAAGCCCTTTCCTATATCCAGGACCTTCACCTCCAGCTCAGCCCTGGAGACTCCTCAGGAGCCACACAGGAGGATCAACCAAAATTCATACCTCTGTTTGCCTCCGGTGGCTCAGTAAGGCCCAGAGCCTTCCCTCAGGCCTCGTGTGCAGGGAGCAGCTCCCCACAGAGCTTATGCCCATGTTCAGATATAAAGACACCTGGTTCTACCTCTGGGAGCCCCCTGGAATGTCACCATAACCTTCTGGCCCAGGTGGGGGCTCTCCCCTGTCATGCTGAGGTGATGACTCCAAGCCCGGCCGTGGCCGAGACCAACCTATGA